One genomic region from Nocardioides plantarum encodes:
- a CDS encoding ABC transporter permease → MTSTTVLDDDGAKAPTPRRPEPSAPGRRRIAWRSPYLAIWAATALLFAVSPLIAPGSLGTGALQSVLPYAAILAVVGVGQTLVVQQRGLDLSVPGVVSLSAIVVTKVAEGQDSRLALALFAAIGVGVVSGLLSGLVVTLLRVTPLVATLGVNALLVGTVLRVTSGSQTASAAPALASFAADRVLGVPMLVLVALVLLVAVTFVLRATTVGRRFVAVGTSAAAGHAAGLPVRRYQCLTYVVAATCGALGGVLAAGYLQTPGLGVGDNYLLPSIAAVVLGGTALAGGGGSVIATAGGALFLTQLQQVVFGAGVPASGQLLIQSVAIGVGMAVRTVPWRRIASARRRTTAVPGSSEPEPVPGTATRSA, encoded by the coding sequence ATGACGTCAACAACCGTGCTCGACGACGACGGGGCGAAGGCCCCCACCCCACGTCGCCCCGAACCCTCAGCCCCCGGTCGTCGCCGGATCGCGTGGCGGTCCCCCTACCTGGCCATCTGGGCGGCCACCGCACTGCTCTTCGCCGTGAGCCCGCTGATCGCTCCGGGCAGTCTCGGGACCGGAGCCCTGCAGAGTGTCCTGCCGTACGCGGCGATCCTCGCCGTCGTGGGGGTCGGCCAGACCCTGGTGGTGCAGCAGCGCGGCCTCGACCTCTCGGTGCCGGGCGTGGTGTCCCTGTCCGCCATCGTCGTCACGAAGGTGGCGGAGGGGCAGGACTCCCGTCTGGCACTGGCGCTGTTCGCCGCCATCGGGGTCGGGGTGGTCTCCGGTCTGCTCAGCGGGCTCGTCGTGACGCTGCTCCGGGTGACCCCCCTGGTCGCGACCCTGGGCGTGAACGCGCTGCTGGTCGGCACCGTCCTGCGGGTGACGAGCGGCAGCCAGACCGCCTCGGCCGCCCCCGCCCTGGCCAGCTTCGCCGCCGACCGGGTCCTCGGCGTCCCCATGCTGGTCCTCGTCGCGCTCGTGCTGCTGGTCGCTGTCACGTTCGTCCTCCGGGCGACGACCGTCGGGCGACGGTTCGTCGCGGTCGGGACCAGCGCCGCCGCCGGCCACGCCGCCGGCCTGCCCGTACGGCGCTACCAATGCCTCACCTACGTCGTGGCAGCGACCTGCGGGGCGCTCGGCGGTGTCCTGGCTGCGGGCTACCTGCAGACCCCTGGCCTGGGGGTCGGCGACAACTACCTGCTCCCGTCCATCGCCGCGGTCGTCCTCGGAGGCACCGCGCTGGCCGGCGGGGGAGGCAGCGTGATCGCCACCGCCGGCGGCGCGCTGTTCCTCACCCAGCTCCAGCAGGTCGTCTTCGGCGCCGGGGTCCCGGCGTCGGGACAGCTCCTGATCCAGAGCGTGGCGATCGGCGTCGGGATGGCGGTGCGGACGGTTCCGTGGCGTCGGATCGCGTCTGCTCGCCGCCGTACGACTGCCGTGCCCGGCTCCTCCGAGCCCGAGCCGGTCCCAGGCACGGCCACCCGGTCGGCTTGA
- a CDS encoding SDR family NAD(P)-dependent oxidoreductase — translation MADVDDGVQWGLSGRTVVVTGASSGMGEQTATLLGRLGANVVLQGRNEANLRAIADEVERSGGQALTVALDLEETERAVDLVAAATARFGAIHGLVLNASLFDPRPFVETTAAHLNRQWNTNVVSHYLIAQAAVPHMPEGSSMVWVSSTVAHAGFATCSAYAATKGAVEAVSRTLAMELAPAGIRVNTMAPGFFRTPMTIPNFEADPAYEESVKQGTPLKRLGRPEEAAATIAFLLSDLAPYIDGQTITIDGGWTAQ, via the coding sequence ATGGCGGACGTCGACGACGGCGTGCAGTGGGGTTTGTCGGGACGAACGGTCGTCGTGACCGGGGCGAGTTCGGGCATGGGTGAGCAGACGGCCACGCTGCTGGGACGGCTCGGCGCCAACGTGGTGCTGCAGGGCCGCAACGAGGCCAACCTCCGTGCCATCGCCGACGAGGTCGAGAGGTCCGGGGGACAGGCCCTGACCGTCGCGCTCGACCTCGAGGAGACGGAGCGTGCGGTCGACCTGGTCGCTGCCGCCACGGCCCGGTTCGGTGCGATCCACGGCCTCGTCCTCAACGCGAGCCTGTTCGACCCCCGCCCGTTCGTCGAGACGACGGCGGCCCACCTCAACCGGCAGTGGAACACCAACGTCGTCTCCCACTACCTCATCGCCCAGGCGGCGGTCCCCCACATGCCGGAGGGATCCAGCATGGTCTGGGTCTCCTCGACGGTGGCCCACGCCGGCTTCGCGACCTGCTCGGCGTACGCCGCCACGAAGGGTGCCGTCGAGGCGGTCTCCCGCACGCTCGCCATGGAGCTCGCGCCCGCCGGTATCCGCGTCAACACCATGGCGCCCGGCTTCTTCCGCACGCCGATGACGATCCCGAACTTCGAGGCCGACCCGGCCTACGAGGAGTCGGTCAAGCAGGGCACGCCGTTGAAGAGGCTCGGACGCCCGGAGGAGGCAGCCGCGACCATCGCGTTCCTGCTGTCCGACCTGGCGCCGTACATCGACGGACAGACGATCACCATCGACGGCGGCTGGACGGCTCAGTAG
- a CDS encoding amidohydrolase family protein, which produces MTSSERFVIRGARILSQDPAVGDLRSGDILIEGDRIAAVAPDLGELDAREIDGTDRVAMPGFVDTHRHSWQSLIRHVSTDWTLAQYFSGVRGVLGKAYTPEDMHAANLIAMLDALDSGITTLVDWSHNNNTPEHADAAIQGVLDSGIRCVWAYGNSNDEWLPVSDVPQSRDVMRIAEQWFSSSDQLVTLALAPRGPQFATKDVTLQDFALAAELDIPVTVHVGDGLWGQSLPVVWMQENGLTTDRTTYVHCNTLSDREYDIIRDTGGAISSAPELEMHMGHGRLATLRARDRAIPLSISIDVCTSVGGDMFSAMRAMLAGSRYLENVTALDAGVSIPLPITAQEILGFATQGGATASWMGDSVGSLTPGKKADVILMRTDTYGMQPLNYPSGAVVESGNPQLVDTVFVNGRLVKDGGALVGHDFATVRARAEAARDRVLDAAGVADPGLWQPELYTAPE; this is translated from the coding sequence ATGACCTCGTCCGAACGCTTCGTCATCCGCGGGGCCCGGATCCTGTCCCAGGACCCTGCGGTGGGCGACCTCCGCAGCGGCGACATCCTCATCGAGGGCGACCGCATCGCAGCGGTCGCACCGGACCTCGGCGAGCTGGACGCCCGGGAGATCGACGGGACCGACCGGGTGGCCATGCCGGGATTCGTCGACACCCACCGCCACAGCTGGCAGTCCCTGATCCGCCACGTCTCGACCGACTGGACCCTCGCCCAGTACTTCAGCGGGGTACGAGGAGTCCTGGGCAAGGCGTACACCCCGGAGGACATGCACGCCGCCAACCTGATCGCCATGCTGGACGCGCTCGACTCCGGGATCACCACGCTCGTCGACTGGTCGCACAACAACAACACGCCGGAGCACGCCGACGCAGCGATCCAGGGGGTCCTGGACTCCGGGATCCGCTGCGTGTGGGCCTACGGCAACAGCAACGACGAGTGGCTCCCGGTCAGCGACGTCCCGCAGTCACGCGACGTGATGCGCATCGCCGAGCAGTGGTTCTCGTCGTCGGACCAGCTGGTCACGCTGGCCCTGGCCCCCCGCGGTCCGCAGTTCGCCACCAAGGACGTGACCCTGCAGGACTTCGCCCTCGCGGCAGAGCTCGACATCCCGGTCACCGTCCACGTCGGCGACGGCCTGTGGGGCCAGAGCCTCCCCGTGGTGTGGATGCAGGAGAACGGCCTGACGACGGACCGGACCACCTACGTCCACTGCAACACCCTGTCCGACCGGGAGTACGACATCATCCGCGACACCGGCGGGGCGATCTCGAGTGCGCCCGAGCTGGAGATGCACATGGGTCACGGCCGGCTGGCCACCCTCCGCGCACGCGATCGCGCGATCCCGCTGTCCATCTCCATCGACGTCTGCACCTCGGTGGGCGGTGACATGTTCAGCGCGATGCGCGCGATGCTCGCCGGGTCGCGCTACCTGGAGAACGTCACGGCGCTCGACGCCGGGGTGAGCATCCCCCTGCCGATCACCGCGCAGGAGATCCTGGGCTTCGCCACCCAGGGCGGCGCGACCGCGTCCTGGATGGGCGACTCGGTCGGCTCCCTGACCCCGGGCAAGAAGGCCGACGTCATCCTGATGCGGACCGACACCTACGGGATGCAGCCGCTCAACTACCCCTCGGGCGCGGTGGTCGAGTCGGGCAACCCCCAGCTCGTCGACACCGTCTTCGTGAACGGTCGGCTGGTCAAGGACGGTGGAGCTCTCGTCGGACACGACTTCGCCACGGTCCGGGCCCGTGCCGAGGCTGCCCGCGACCGCGTGCTCGACGCCGCGGGAGTGGCCGACCCGGGCCTGTGGCAGCCGGAGCTCTACACCGCTCCGGAGTGA
- a CDS encoding FAD-binding oxidoreductase, which translates to MPDTDVAALLPRLVAALPDGVVTTDPDVVEPYRWDWSHDVAAGTPLAVVRAQDAEQVQVAVRWAAEHGVPVVPRGAGSGLSGGSSAVDGGIVLSLERMRAIEIDTECRVAVVEPGALNVEVKTAAAEHGLWYPPDPSSYEICSIGGNVATNAGGLCCVKYGVTTDYVLGLDVVLADGRLVTLGGKRVKDVAGLSLLKLFVGSEGTLGVVTRAVLRLVPAQAARSTLVASFATVAGAATAVVAVGRTMRPSMMELMDQASINAVEDYKPMGLDRTAGALLVAQSDAPGVARAQEVEGMRAACEAAGAEVFVTDDPDEGELFVAARRMAFPAIQARGAVLLEDVGVPIPLLPELLARVAAIAAEHDVEIPVVAHAGDGNTHPIIVYTPEAEDRARAAFHAVMAAAIALGGTITGEHGVGRAKAAALPDQLGADVMELNRRVKAALDPRGILNPGALGL; encoded by the coding sequence GTGCCCGACACCGACGTCGCAGCCCTCCTCCCTCGGCTGGTCGCCGCCCTCCCGGACGGGGTGGTGACGACCGACCCGGACGTCGTCGAGCCCTACCGCTGGGACTGGTCGCACGACGTCGCCGCCGGCACCCCGCTCGCGGTGGTCCGCGCGCAGGACGCCGAACAGGTGCAGGTCGCCGTGCGCTGGGCGGCCGAGCACGGCGTCCCGGTGGTGCCCCGGGGAGCCGGCAGCGGCCTCTCGGGCGGGTCGAGCGCCGTCGACGGCGGCATCGTGCTGTCCCTGGAGCGGATGCGCGCGATCGAGATCGACACCGAGTGCCGGGTCGCGGTCGTCGAGCCGGGGGCCCTCAACGTCGAGGTCAAGACGGCCGCCGCCGAGCACGGTCTCTGGTACCCACCCGACCCCTCGTCGTACGAGATCTGCTCGATCGGCGGCAACGTCGCCACCAACGCCGGTGGCCTGTGCTGCGTGAAGTACGGCGTCACCACCGACTACGTGCTCGGCCTCGACGTCGTGCTCGCCGACGGCCGGCTGGTCACCCTCGGCGGCAAGCGGGTCAAGGACGTGGCGGGGCTGTCGCTGCTCAAGCTGTTCGTCGGCAGCGAGGGCACCCTCGGCGTGGTGACGCGCGCGGTCCTGCGCCTGGTGCCCGCACAGGCCGCCCGCTCGACGCTCGTCGCGTCGTTCGCGACGGTCGCCGGGGCCGCAACGGCCGTCGTGGCGGTCGGGCGCACGATGCGGCCCTCGATGATGGAGCTGATGGACCAGGCCTCGATCAACGCCGTCGAGGACTACAAGCCGATGGGCCTGGACCGGACGGCCGGCGCGCTGCTCGTCGCCCAGTCCGACGCTCCCGGCGTCGCCCGCGCCCAGGAGGTCGAGGGGATGCGGGCGGCCTGCGAGGCCGCGGGCGCCGAGGTGTTCGTGACCGACGACCCCGACGAGGGCGAGCTGTTCGTCGCCGCCCGCCGGATGGCGTTCCCGGCGATCCAGGCGCGCGGCGCGGTGCTGCTCGAGGACGTCGGCGTACCGATCCCGCTGCTGCCCGAGCTGCTGGCCCGGGTCGCCGCGATCGCCGCCGAGCACGACGTCGAGATCCCGGTCGTCGCCCATGCCGGCGACGGCAACACCCACCCGATCATCGTCTACACGCCCGAGGCCGAGGACCGCGCCCGGGCCGCCTTCCACGCCGTGATGGCCGCCGCGATCGCTCTCGGGGGCACGATCACCGGCGAGCACGGGGTCGGCCGCGCGAAGGCCGCCGCCCTGCCCGACCAGCTGGGTGCCGACGTCATGGAGCTCAACCGCCGCGTCAAGGCCGCCCTCGACCCCCGGGGGATCCTCAACCCCGGCGCGCTGGGGCTGTGA